The following nucleotide sequence is from Corynebacterium hindlerae.
ACGGCGTCGTCAAGCAGTGCCACGACGTGCGGGAAGGCGTCGCGGAAGAAGCCGGAGATGCGGACGGTGACGTCGATGCGCGGGCGGCCGAGTTCCTCCAGCGGGATGACGGACAGGTCGATGACGCGGCGCGATGCCTCGTCCCAGATGGGGCGCACGCCCAGCAGCGCGAAGACCTCGGCGATGTCGTCGCCGGAGGTGCGCATGGCGGAGGTGCCCCACACGGACAGACCGACGGAGGCCGGGTATTCGCCGTGCTCGCCCAGGTAGCGCTGCAGCAACGAATCCGCCAGCAACGTTCCGGTCTCCCACGCCAGACGCGAAGGGATGGACTTCGGGTCCACGGAGTAGAAGTTGCGGCCGGTCGGCAGGACGTTCACCAGGCCGCGCATTGGTGAGCCTGACGGCCCGGCCTCGATGAACTCGCCGTTCAGGGCGCGCAGCACCTGGTCGATCTCGCGTGGGGTTTGCTCCAGGCGCGGCACCATCTCGGTGCAGGCGAAGCGCAGGATGTCGCGTGCTGCCTTCGGGGCATCGAGCTTATCGACGGCCCGTGGATCCCATCCTTCTGCAGACAGAGCTTCCAAGAGTGCCTTTGCTTTTGCTTCCACTTCGTCGACCCGTGCGCGGGATTCGTCCCCGGACTCGGACAGGCCGAAGGCCTCGCGCAGGCCCGCGACGGATTGCTCGCCGCCCCACAGCTGGCGGGCGCGGAGCATCGCGAGCACCAGGTCAATGAGCATTTCCTCTTCGATCGGTTGACCTAGGATGTGCAGGCCACCGCGGATGGCGACGTCCTTGATTTCGCAGAGCCAGCCGTCGATATGCATCAGCATGTCGTCGAAAACGTCCTCGTCTGGGCGTTCGTCCCAGCCGAGGTCCTGGTCCATTTTCGCGGCGGTGAGGAGGGTCCAGATCTCCTGGCGGATGGCTGGGAGCTTCGCTGGGTCCATGGCGGAGATGTTTTGGTGCTCGTCCAGCAGCTGTTCCAGGCGGGTGATGTCGCCGTAGGACTCGGCGCGGGACATCGGTGGGATCATGTGGTCCACCAGCACGGCGTGGGCGCGGCGCTTGGCCTGGGTGCCCTCACCGGGATCGTTGATCAGGAACGGGTAGATCAGTGGGATGTCCGCGATCGCCTGGTCGGTGTAGCACTCGGCGGACATGCCGACGGTCTTGCCTGGCAGCCATTCCATGTTGCCGTGCTTGCCCATGTGGACGATCGCGTCGGCTCCGAACACGCTGCGCAGCCAGTGATAGGTACCCAGGTAGTGGTGGTTCGCTGGCAGGTCAGGGTCGTGGTAGATGCCGACCGGGTTTTCGCCGAAGCCACGTGGTGGCTGGACCATGACCACAACGTTGCCGAATTGCAGGCCAGCAATGTAGATCTCCCCCGTGTTCGGGTTCACGTAGTGCGTGCCGGGGGCGGCGCCCCAGTGCTCGGTCATGTCCTCTTGCACTGCTGAAGGCAAGGTAGCGAAGTACTCCAGGTACTGCTCACGGGGCAGTTTCAGCGGGTTGTTGGCCAGCACGTCCTCGGTGAGCCACTCTGGGTCATGGCCGCCGGCTTCGATGATGGCGTGCATGAAGGCGTCGCCGTCCATCTCGGTGTAGCCCGGGATCTGGGTAACGTCGCCGAGGTTGTAGCCTGCTTGCTCGAGAGCGCGCAGGACGCGCAGCGTGGATGCTGGGGTGTCCAGGCCGACGGCATTGCCGATACGGGCGTGCTTGGTTGGGTACGCCGAGAGCATGACGGCAATCTTTTTCTCGGAATTATCTAGCGACCGCAGCCTTGCGTGCTTGACCGCGATCCCTGCTAGGCGCGCGCAGCGTTCCTCATCTGGGACGTAGGCGATGAGGCCATCGGAGTCGAATTCCTTGAAGGAAAACGGGATGGTGATGATGCGCCCGTCGAATTCCGGCACGGCCACCTGCGTCGCGACGTCCAGCGGGGTCAGGCCATCGTCGTTCTCCTCCCACGTGGCGCGCGGCGTGGTAAGCGCGAGGCCTTGGATGATCGGGATGTTCAGCGCCGCGAGTTCTTTCACATCCCAGGCTTCGTCGTCGCCACCGGCCTGTGCGGTGGCAGGTTTGGTGCCACCCGCTGCCAAAACGGTGGTGATGGTAGCGTCCATGGTGGCCAGTTCCGCCAGAAGTTCCGGCGCCGCCTGGCGCAAGGAGGCCGTGAACATCGGAACAGCGGTCGCCCCCTGCTCTTCGATCGCGCGGCTCAGCGCCTTGATGTACTCCGTATTGCCGGCCAGGTGCTGGGCGCGGTAGTAGAGTACGGCAATGCGGGGGCCGACCGGGGCGTGGTCAGCAGCCCAGGTGTCGCGCTCCAGGTGACCCCACATCGGCATGTGCTCCGGCTCGTCGAAGCCGTAGCCGGTGAGCAAAATCGTGTCCGAGAGGAAGCGGTACAGGTGCTCCAAGTTTTTGGCGGAGCCTTCAGCAAGATACGTGTGGGCGGTCGTCGTGACGCCTGCCGGGACGGTGGACAGCTCGGTCAGCTCGGCGTCCACCGCCAGCTCACCCGAGACCACGATGGTCGGAATGCCGGTCTTGAGGACGGCGTCCAGGCCCTCTTCCCAGGCGCGCTTACCGCCGAGCAGCCTCACGACGGCGATGTCGCACCCCTCAAGCCACTGCCCAATCTGGTCGGCTTTGAGGGACATAGGGTTGGCGAACGTGAACTCGACGTTCTCGGCCTCATTCGCGGCCTTTGCAGACAGCAGATCAGTGTCCGAGGTGGATAGCAGTGCAATCACTAGATACAAACTTTCTGTGCAGTGGTTAAGGGTTTCGCGCCCTGGTCGCTGCGCCGCGATAACGGGAGCTCAAGGTCTGACTGTGACAGTGGCG
It contains:
- the cobN gene encoding cobaltochelatase subunit CobN, which produces MIALLSTSDTDLLSAKAANEAENVEFTFANPMSLKADQIGQWLEGCDIAVVRLLGGKRAWEEGLDAVLKTGIPTIVVSGELAVDAELTELSTVPAGVTTTAHTYLAEGSAKNLEHLYRFLSDTILLTGYGFDEPEHMPMWGHLERDTWAADHAPVGPRIAVLYYRAQHLAGNTEYIKALSRAIEEQGATAVPMFTASLRQAAPELLAELATMDATITTVLAAGGTKPATAQAGGDDEAWDVKELAALNIPIIQGLALTTPRATWEENDDGLTPLDVATQVAVPEFDGRIITIPFSFKEFDSDGLIAYVPDEERCARLAGIAVKHARLRSLDNSEKKIAVMLSAYPTKHARIGNAVGLDTPASTLRVLRALEQAGYNLGDVTQIPGYTEMDGDAFMHAIIEAGGHDPEWLTEDVLANNPLKLPREQYLEYFATLPSAVQEDMTEHWGAAPGTHYVNPNTGEIYIAGLQFGNVVVMVQPPRGFGENPVGIYHDPDLPANHHYLGTYHWLRSVFGADAIVHMGKHGNMEWLPGKTVGMSAECYTDQAIADIPLIYPFLINDPGEGTQAKRRAHAVLVDHMIPPMSRAESYGDITRLEQLLDEHQNISAMDPAKLPAIRQEIWTLLTAAKMDQDLGWDERPDEDVFDDMLMHIDGWLCEIKDVAIRGGLHILGQPIEEEMLIDLVLAMLRARQLWGGEQSVAGLREAFGLSESGDESRARVDEVEAKAKALLEALSAEGWDPRAVDKLDAPKAARDILRFACTEMVPRLEQTPREIDQVLRALNGEFIEAGPSGSPMRGLVNVLPTGRNFYSVDPKSIPSRLAWETGTLLADSLLQRYLGEHGEYPASVGLSVWGTSAMRTSGDDIAEVFALLGVRPIWDEASRRVIDLSVIPLEELGRPRIDVTVRISGFFRDAFPHVVALLDDAVQLVAGLDEPATDNFVRAHATAGKPVRRIFGSKPGTYGAGLLQLIESGNWRDDQDLAEVYTTWGGYAYGRGVDGIEAKEEMREAYQRISVAAKNVDSQEHDIADSDDYFQFHGGMVATVRALTGKDPEAYIGDSTRQETVKTRTLHEESRRVFRARVVNPRWLEAMRNHGYKGAFEMSATVDYLFGYDATTGLMDDWMYSTLTQEYVRDETMREFFEKSNPWALRDISERLLEAADRGMWASPSQEDLETLRSTFLEMEGNLEEK